CTGctttaaaaatatatatacatccgtacacaaaaagaaatggataAGGAATCTCTGTCTTTATCCGATTCCGCGATCTTGGCCATTAGTGCTACTAGATTTATGGCCACTTATATCTGCATCGCTATAATCAAAATCACCCATATGATAATCTGTAATCATTTGTGGCCCTAATATCTTCCTATTCACATCGCCAGCTTGGGAAGCTTGCTCAAATGCTAAGGTAAATATATTATACCGTTTAAAGCCGATCGTGCGATTGTGATCGATGTCGAACAATCTAGAATGTAGAGATAAGATCGTGCAaacggaaaaaaatatggatggGCTCAAGGCCCGAATTCCGGATAACGAAAAACATGCAAATCCATCACTCGATTTTGTTATCctggggagaaaaaaacaataataatgataatagCAGATATCcaatttcctcctcttttgCTCTCTCACTTTCTCCCTGATTCAGGCATGCTTTttcccaatttttttttttttcgtttgtttgtttgttgttgaCCGCTTAACTCCGCAACTCTTTTCTGCATGATTCCCTGAGATTACGGAATAAAGCCATTTCCTCCCCCACAATTTCCCTGTCACCCAGCTTATCCATCCTAATTAATTAATCACACTGCATGTGGCATCTCTGCACTGCCGTACTTTTTCGATCCACTTATAAAAGGAGCATGATTTGCCTTTCTGATATCAGCGGGCAATTAGGGCCGCAATTGAGTGCATCGGCTTGCTCTCTACCCTTTTATCGTGCGATTTCCACCCTAATGGCAAAATCCCACCCTTTTATTGATCAATCATCTAACTTATTCAACTCTCCCATTACCACATCCAGTCTTTCTCTCAATTCATCTagatcatcttcttctctttgttCAACCACTTCTTCTACCAAAGATGCTCCTCAAGTATCCTTGCTGACGGCAGCCCCCTTTTCCACAAAGGCTTCACAATATATTCCTATTTCTCTTAATGCAAACCATTTGGAGTCTTCTAAAAATGGCATTCTTCAGTGCCAGAACAGTGATACCAGAAAGATGAGCGCTTCATCAGCCACTACCACTGATGATGAGTttcttgttgaaaagaCTTACTCTGATTCATCCAGAACGTCGATTTCATCGGATGATGAGACACTTCCGTTCAAAGGATCTCCTTATTTTGGAAGTTTTGATGATGTCTCATCTCTTGAAAAGTTGCTCGCTTTGAAACGCATCGATAAGCATACTTTTGTCAACTGCTCAGAGCTCTTTATTCCATACAGAGGGCGTGGATTATTTGGAGGAACAATGGCCTCCCAAGCTATATTGGCTGCTCTTCTGTTCTCAAATACAGTTGAGAAGAAATGGAAGCCTATCTCTATACACTGCCACTTTCTCTATGCTGCACAGCCCCAGCCACAGTTATTCTACAAAGTGGCAAGTCtcaaagatggaaaaaacTACAGGACGCTTTCAGTggatctttttcaaaatgacAAGCTCATATTTAGGGCTACTTGTTCTTTGCAGGCGTACGAGCTGAGTGGTTCTGCATCAAAGTTGAATGGCCAATTGAGCCATCACAAAAAAGGCCCTGTTGTGGGTAAAGATATTGATCCACCAGAAAAGATGTTCTctcaaaaagaagcattttcCGCATGGTCTAAGGTCGCATACAAGCATAAGCATCTAGGATACCTAAAGGATGCTTTGGCAGCAGTTACTGCAAGCTATTCGAGGGAGCCTTGTGTATGGAAATTACCTTTGGACATGTTTGACCTAAATAAGGTGTCTGAATCCGAAAAGAGCATAATTCCTAGTGAGCGAACTCTTCGTTATTGGGTTAAAACCAAAGAGCCACTAGCAGATGCTCACGTCTTTTCATGGGTGGCTTTAGCTTATGTGTCTgattatttctttctcagTACCAACATGCGGCTTAACATGAGAGAGATGTTTACGACCAAGTTTTCCGTCTCCTTGGATCACACAATTTACTTTAACACTGAAACTGATGTCTCGGACTGGTTCAACTACAATGTGAAAAGTCTGAAATCAGGCGAGAACCGTACAATAATGGCTGGAGAAATGTTTGACAGAGCTGGAAATCTTCTTGCAACTACATACCAGGAGGGCCTCTCTGTTATTTTTACCGACTGAGCGCTATTATTGTCATATTCATATATGATGTTCGTATTTCTTTCACTTATTATATCAGGTATATTATGTTCTATGTATTTTAAATTGGTTAATGGGCAAGTCTGAGGTTTTAGATATATCTTTAagcatgtatatatatatatatgtaatATTTCTTCGTTCAAATaaagtatatataaaaCCAAATAATACGATGCCGAGCTGTAATAAGCATGCGGTATATGAAATGAGtattattcatattttagCAAATCATAGCctgtgaaaaagaagaaaatgcaatTTAATGATGTGCAAGGCATAGCAAAGTTTAAAAAAGTGACTTGGTGTTGGGCTTACAGGCAATCTGTTTTCATACTTTTTCAACTAATTTCAAGCACTACACATTAAGCATTCATTAGAGTTTGCCGGTGTATAAATGGAGTATATATTTATGAATATAGAAGTAGGCTCAGTTGCGTGCTGCTCCACCAATTCTATAAATTCACCTCATTGCTGATTATTTCTGGTTTGCTGTGCCTCGTGTGCCTGATCGATTAACTGCTGAATTTGCTGGCTATCCACCTCTTGTGCGCTTCTGTTTATGACAGCTTCAGCAGCCCTATTTTGGTCTAGATAGTCGTAAATCTTGGTGCCATGATCTGGTGGAAGAATGTCAAACTCATACACCTCGTGAGTACTCCAGAAAGATTCAGGGATCTTCGCCATTGCAGATGTCTCGTCTGAGAGTATCACATGTCTCAACAAGTTGTGTGGAATCTCCTTCAATGTATTTAGGTAATACTTGTCATCATCTTGCAGGATGTCTTTGGCATTctttgcaaaaagaagcaactTTAACTCTTCAGTAATAAAGTTTTTCAGCTGAACATCGCCAAGCATCTGTCCGACCCTCACAGTATAAACGGCAGTTGCAATTTCCACTGTTTTTGACACCTCTTTCTCAGTCGGCCACTCATACGAGGAAGACAGAGAAGAAGCACCTAAAAGCTTCGAGAGAATGGCATATCCGGTGTATGGATGCCTCTTTACTGCCATCCTGAGTTGCTCCTTGGCCTCGTCTATGTGTCCAAGTTTCCAATGGCAGAAGGAGGCTGTGTAACACATTGAAGGAGTGATCCACTCCTCGTAGCACTGGATTAGCGGGCTGTTGAACAAATCGATTATATACTGGAACTCGTCTGAGACAAATGCATAATAATCGATGAAGTATCGCACTCCGTATGGATCGTTTGCCGGGTCGAACGAAAAGAGCAGTTTGCAGTAATTGAAGGCTGTATAAAGTGTTGATTTCCTAGTGAGCACGGTAATGTAGCGGAAAACAGAGAGGTAGATCTGCCTGTTGAGGTAGAACTCGAACGGTAACCGACAGCAGCCGCTGCCTATGTCGAAAGTGTTCTTCAAGGACCAgtcaaagatgaaaagtGCTCTTTCAATCAAACCGTTGGTGTTTGACTTGTCACCCTGCCTCTGAAGTATGGATGCGACCTGCAAAATACTCTCTAGATGGTATGGTGCCTTCTGTAAAAGCTGTATAACGCTCTCGTGATCTGGCTCTATGGCTattgaaatgaaaaattcagTAGTTAGTGCTCTAGAGTAGAGTGGGCCTTCGGTCATGCGGAAATACTTGATTCCAGCATCTGTATCTGCCTTTATTTGCGAGTCCACTGCGTCGTCCCAATCATCCGGATGCTTGCTTCTGATAAGTGCCTTCAGCTCACCCTCCTTCATCTCCTCCATCACCAAAGGTTTTCTGTTTGTAGGAATCCAGTCATCTCTAATCTTCGTCAGTGTTAATTTTCGTGTTCTACCAGGAACACTACGATGATCCGAGCCTCCCCATCCACGAACCCGGCGGCTCATCCGCTTGATCTGCTTCAAAACTTCGGGTGTAACAAATGAAGATGCTGTGGAGTCGGCGTCCTTGATCGCAGCGTTCGAAAGCTTGCCGAATAGTCCCTGATACTCTCTGTCTGGGTCCATATATCTCTTATCTGGTGAAACAAATCGTCTGCACCGCCTAAACATCGCTGCTGTGAATAGTCTGCAGTCTAATGTGAGTATGCCCGATGGCTCTAGAACAACATTTTCACTCtcatcctcctttttcGGTCTTCTTCCACTCTTCACATCTTCTAGCTCAACTTGCGATAGCAACTTTTCAAGTTCATCTTCGTCGATCTGGTCGATTGTTTTCGCCTTTGatgtcttctttttctttctcttattcttctttttgttgcCCTTTATTCTCTCCTTTGCATCTACAAAtttctcatcttcttcctctgtATCCTTGCCATCTTCTGCACTTCTCTCCTCAGATTCATTAATTTTCGTATTATCGTTTATCTTGTTGATGCCTTTTTCAGTATCACTATCCActccttcctcttctttttctttttcttcctcatctaAAAACACCGCAAAATTGTTCCGTGCAACTCTCTGCtttacctttttcttgCCGTTCTTTTGGCCTTTGCTCTTTTCAAGCAGTCTACTGTTAATCTCAGCAAGCTCGTcctcaatatttttattctcaaGCTTCCTAATTGTCCTAGAACTCATCTTTCACACAATTCTCCTCCTTTCACCGGTTTCTGTGCTTGTCCAGAATGTTCTTGATGTGTTTCCCCGGTACTTTCACTCTTCCAATCTTCAACATCCACTttcgttttatttttcgagTACGCCGGATCTTCTTCAGGGCAGTGCAATTTTATACCTGAAAGaataaagtgaaaaaaaaatttaagaaaaaGTGCGTTCGTTGTTACTCTTGTCGAATTACTCACTCAAGAAAGTAGATCAGGCAAACGATAacttggagaaaaaattaatcacCTTTTCTTGTAGTTCACACATTACCACAATACAGGAACTTGTCTTCTTTAAATGTTTGCAAACAAAATAGTACTATACCTATTACCCCTTCTGTAACTTAATTGCGGCCTGTTTTCTAGCACTGCCAGGTAATTGGGAATTTTCAGGCGCGGTATGCATAGCGAATCCTTGTCAGTAGGCATCCGAATTCAGAACGTGTAGAAAGATATTTCGGCGCTTAACGAAATCGAATATTTACATTTAAAAATTGGATTAATGTATAGAAAATAAGTACAAACTCTTTCCTTGTTCTTGTCTCTGCTCTTTATCAAAGCCTTCACaataaagcaaagcaaaacCAAACAAgcgaataaaaaaaagccaacaCATGTGAGCGGCGAGTTGTGCACACACCGTCTTGTGCCGGGCAATTAATGATGGATGAAGTTGTGCTTAGTGTCTGACCATAATAACACAGAAAGCACGTATGCCCCGCGACTCGCCGCTTATTTTAATGATCGTTATAGCTCAGTGacagcatttttttcaattttaatGTTTTTCCCTACCTTTGTCACACGCCGCAAGAGCTTGAAAAGCAGAACTCTGGGAGTCGAATTGCGGTAAAGCAGATATAGTTCGATGAAGCAGGCACTTGGGATTCTGCCAGGCTTTCACCACTCCAGAGATTCATGCACCTTAGACGGAGAGCGATCAATTGTAAGTCTTCCAAGGTGTTCAGCCCGCATTGAGTCCATCTCTGCGGTAGCTTAACTGTACGCCACCAGCTTTTATAGCTGCCAGTTAGGACGACTTGACCATCTTATGCCCTTTGTGGGTTTCCTCACCAACGCATGGCCGCAAACTACGGTTTCCGCACGACCATCCTAGGGTTGGCCGCATTCAATAATATGTATATTATGCGTTCTTCCCTGATTTGCTttcgtttttttcttctgttgTCAAGGTTCTTTGTTTCCTTAGGCATAGCCACTGGAGTTGAGCCTTCTGGATCCTCCGGCTTAAGTGAGCCCTTGACATCGAAAGCAGCGACCTTAATTGTCTATAAGGTCAAATCCATTGGATCCTGCTCCCAGTTCCTGAGCATTTTTCTGAGaagttttattttatttcatttcttttcttattccttttctttttctttctcttttttctttgcatcGCATCCAACCGATCTATCACTCACTCAGCCAGTCAACCATCAACATTTCTCTTAGAGCCTCGGCCGTCTACCCGGGGATTCGCCGATTCTTGGCTCTCCCATCTCTTGGCTGGCATCTTCACTAGTTGCTTCACTTATCGGTTGGCCTGCCTCACATCAAATAATCAGGCATTCACTCTCTCCTGTTCGAAAGATTATTCGCTCTTTCTTGAACCTACTGGACTGTTGTTTCGATCAGTCACAGCTTGGCTTGCTGATGTGATGCTCCCTTTTCtcctattttttccccttcttctttttctttttctttctccttcttcttctttttctttctccttcttcttctttttcttttcctccttcttctcctcctttcAGGAACTCCAAAGCCTCAGGTGACGTTCGCCTTTCGACCATTTAGGCAGCGTCCCCTGACTCGCTTTCAGATGGATGAGTATGGAGACCACTCTATGGTCTCCGCAGCATCCTTACGATGGACGTTTTTCTTGTCCCCGAGTCCATCCAATCTTTCTTCTGGTCTTCTTGGACATTCCCAAAATCTTGACAGCTCTGCGAAACAGTCAGATGGTGCAATCTAGCGCCAACGCATTAATGTGGAGCATGACAGGAGACCACGAATCAgtattcctttttcttttcctgctttgcCAGTCGGCCGACAAATACTCATCACTCCCACCGGTCTCTTGAAGAGCCGAGGGTGACCGATTGGTTTTCCAGCCTGGGGAAGCAAGGTTTATGCCGAGAGCAAATGGTATCACAGACTGTGTCGGACCGTACGGAGCGAAGTCTGTGGGTACCTTTCTGCCAGCTTACCAAACGGGTGTTCAAATGGGTGAATGAGCGCGTCCCGAATTCCTAGCTATGGGCGTCTAGCACGGTTCACAGGATAGTGAACGATGAGCCTGGGGTAGGTGATTGAAGGGTGAGAGTCTGCACTTGTTGTTGATCTTTCTGCTGCGCATGCCGAGGCACTGTTGCCGGGTCCGGATGCCGGAATTTTGGCGGTGCAATGAGGTCAATATCCTCTTTTCCATTCCTCTGTCCACGTCTCTTTTATTCTTAGacttttttctgttttcgTTCTTTTATTCCTTCACTCTTTTCCGCTTGACCAGCCTGGAAGTCCCCACCAATTCCAGTTTTCCTGTAGTTACAGCTCAGTTTCGGAGCTGTATGCCTATATACTGTATAGTACTTATATAACGGGGACTTTCACACACCGGTCTTGCGGACCCATCAAAAAGAACGTGGACTTTtgaggaaaaggagaagaggTGAGGCCTCTTGCATCTGCACAAACATTCTGGCAGTATGGAAACGGCAGCTTTGCCAAAAGTGTGCGTACGTAGGAGAACTGCAATGAGGGGCAGCACTGGATCCTGAATTGAGCCAACCCAGGTAAATCTATTAGCTATCGACTGCGGATTTGTCTGCTGGATAGCACCGGCGGGTCTGACGGGCAACGATGCTTGCACCTATTGATCATCGACAGATGGAAGTTGGGGATCGAGTATGCCACAGGCCTCCCGGTCGGGGGGCCAGCTGGATGCCTACCTCAAAGCATAAACCAAGTAGAACCAGGTTGGCGATCCATGAGAGATCGCAACGCTTTGATTGAGAGTTTCAGGTCAAGCCATGTAGCAAAGCAGATCGGAGCCacattcaaaaagaaatcgGAAACGTGTCTTCATTGGTTTTCTAGGTAACAAATACGCGGCAATGCAGCGGCTCAGTTTACACTGggaaaaaacaaaagaGAGCAGCCAGCATGAGCGGAAAGCctagagaagaaaagtgaGTCTTGTGCAAGTGCAGGAGCAGCACTTTGAGTTAGCGACGAGACGAAACAAGAAAGATTCTACCATCCATCTTTATTAGCAGGATCCCGGAGACGCATACAAGTGAAGCCACTTGGCTTTACATACATAGCAAGTATTTAAAAAAGGGCCTTAACATCCCCCAGGACTTAAACATTGGAAATcctgataaaaaaaaggccgATAACCAGAGTGGTGATATGGCATGCTAGGAAGCATCAGGGATTTTATGATTAGACACACAATATGTTGTCTCTGCCACTCTGCCTGTTATCTTTAGTCGttgtttgttgttttttcttctattatctttttattattttttttagtttttttttaagccTTGAATAAagctgttttttttcttcctgttATTATCACCTCCGTGTAGACAGTTGTACTGTACTGCTAAATCTATAACATTCAAACTCTCGTTTATTAGTC
This region of Brettanomyces bruxellensis chromosome 4, complete sequence genomic DNA includes:
- a CDS encoding uncharacterized protein (BUSCO:EOG09260TDY) — protein: MSSRTIRKLENKNIEDELAEINSRLLEKSKGQKNGKKKVKQRVARNNFAVFLDEEEKEKEEEGVDSDTEKGINKINDNTKINESEERSAEDGKDTEEEDEKFVDAKERIKGNKKKNKRKKKKTSKAKTIDQIDEDELEKLLSQVELEDVKSGRRPKKEDESENVVLEPSGILTLDCRLFTAAMFRRCRRFVSPDKRYMDPDREYQGLFGKLSNAAIKDADSTASSFVTPEVLKQIKRMSRRVRGWGGSDHRSVPGRTRKLTLTKIRDDWIPTNRKPLVMEEMKEGELKALIRSKHPDDWDDAVDSQIKADTDAGIKYFRMTEGPLYSRALTTEFFISIAIEPDHESVIQLLQKAPYHLESILQVASILQRQGDKSNTNGLIERALFIFDWSLKNTFDIGSGCCRLPFEFYLNRQIYLSVFRYITVLTRKSTLYTAFNYCKLLFSFDPANDPYGVRYFIDYYAFVSDEFQYIIDLFNSPLIQCYEEWITPSMCYTASFCHWKLGHIDEAKEQLRMAVKRHPYTGYAILSKLLGASSLSSSYEWPTEKEVSKTVEIATAVYTVRVGQMLGDVQLKNFITEELKLLLFAKNAKDILQDDDKYYLNTLKEIPHNLLRHVILSDETSAMAKIPESFWSTHEVYEFDILPPDHGTKIYDYLDQNRAAEAVINRSAQEVDSQQIQQLIDQAHEAQQTRNNQQ